Part of the Taeniopygia guttata chromosome 30, bTaeGut7.mat, whole genome shotgun sequence genome is shown below.
gccccccaaaccccctcagaccccccaaaccccctcagatccccccaaaccccctcagagccccccaaaccctctcagagcccccaaaccccctcagagccccccaaaccccctcagatccccccaaaccccctcagagccccccaaaccccctcagagcccccaaacccccccagagccccccaaaccccctcagaatccccctcagagccccccaaaccccctcagagcccccaaacccccccaaaccccctcagagccccccaaacccccccagaatccccctcagaccccccaaaccccctcagagccccccaaaccccctcagagccccccaaacccctcagagccccccaaatccccccaaaccccctcagagccccccaaaccccctcagatccccctcagagccccccagatccccccaaacCGCCTCAgggccccccaaacccccccaaacccccccagagccccccaaaccccctcagagcccccaaaccccctcagagccccccaaaccccctcagagccccccaaaaccccctcagagccccccaaaccccctcagagccccccaaacccccccaaacccccccaaaccccctcagagccccccaaaccccctctgagccccccaaaaaccccctcagagccccccaaacccccccaaaaaccccctcagagccccccaaacaccctcagagccccccaaaccccctcagagccccccaaaccccctcagagccccccaaaccccctcagagccccccaaaccccctcagagccccccaaatctccccaaaacccccccaaatctccccaaaacccccccaaaccccctctgagccccccaaacccccccagagccccccaaatctccccaaaacccccccaaacctccccaaaacccccccaaatctccccaaaacccccccaaatctccccaaaacccccccaaatctccccaaaacccccccaaatctccccaaaagccccccaaacctccccaaaacccccccaaacccccccagagccccccaaacccccccaaacccccccagaatcccccccagagccccccaaaccccctcagagccccccaaaaccccctcagagccccccaaaatccccccaaaccccctcagagccccccaaaccccctcagagccccccaaaccccctcagagccaccacacacacaccgccgggacccctccccacattTTATTACCCCCATCACTGGGGGGGGTTTAttgcccccccaaacccaccaccaccaccacggagacccctccccaaaatctccccaaaatctccccaaaatctccccaaaatctccccaaaatctccccaaaatcgGCGTCACCAGGGGGGGGACATGGGCTGGGGGTTCTGCAGGTAGGACATGACCACGGCCGAGATGGAGAGCCTGGGGGGCACAGAGAAacggggggctcaggggggtttggggggctctgagggggttttgggggggtttggggggctctgagggggtttggggggtttggggggctctgagggggtttggggggctctgaggggcttctgggggggtttggggggctctgagggggctctgagggggtttggggggctcagggggggtttggggggctctgagggggtttgggggctctgagggggtttggggggctctgagggggtttggggggctctgagggggattttgggggggtttggggggctctgaggggctctgagggggtttgggtggctctgagggggtttggggggatctgaggggctctgaggggatttgggggctctgagggggtttggggggctcagagggggtttggggggctctgagggggtttggggggctctgagggggtttggggggttctggggggatctgagggggtttggggggttctggggggctctgagggggttttggggagatttgggggctctgaaggggctctgagggggtttggggggctctgagggggtttgggggctctgagggggtttggggggatctgagggggtttggggggttctgagggggtttggggggtttggggggctctgagggggtttggggggctctgagggggtttgggggctctgagggggtttgggggctctgaggggattttgggggggtttggggggctctgagggggttctggggggctCTCGGGGCCGGAATCCAgcccgggacccccgccccagagcccccagacccacatGAAGCTGCTCATCATCTGCTTGGTGTCCTCGGAGCTGCGCGAGTTGGCGAAGCTGATGAAGGAGCAGAACACGGCGAGCCAGGCGCACCACTTCAGCtgggacccccagagacccccaaaattccccatgagacccccgggacccccgtcagacccccctgagacccccgGAATGCCCCGAGACCCCCCAAGAATCCCCTGAAATGCCCCGAGACCCCCGATGAGACCCCCGTGAGACCCCCGAGAGACCCCCGTcagacccccgggacccccgtcAGACCCCCGAGAGACCCCCGGAATGCCCCGAGACCCCCGagaatccccaaaaatgccccgGGACCCCCGTCAGACCCCCGAGAGACCCcagaaatgccccaaaacctccGGGACGGCCCCGTGAGACCCCTGAGAGACCCCCGagaacccccaaaatgccccgtgagacccccaaaatgccccGAGACCCCCCGTGAGACCCCCAagagacccccgggatgggcaagagagacccccgggatggCCCTGAGAGACCCCAaagagacccccaaaaatgccctgggaccccccgtcagacccccaaaatgccccaggACCCCCGTCAGACCCCCAAAATGCCCTGAGACCCCTGAGAGACCCCCGTCAGACCCCCGAGagacccccgagacccccgtCAGACCCCCGAGAGACCCCCGTCAgaccccccagagacccccgggacccccgtgagagccccgggacccccgggacccccgtcAGACCCccgagagacccccgggaccccccatGAGACCCCCGAAATGCCCCGAGAGAACCCCCgagagacccccaaaatgccccGAGACCTCCGGGACGGCCCCATGAGACCCCCGAGAGACCCCCAGGATGGGCAAGAGAGACCAGAGACCCCTGAGAGACCCCAGAAATGCCCTGAGACCCCCGGGACCGCCCatgagacccccgggaccccccatgagacccccaaaatgccccGAGACCCCCGGAATGGCCCCATGAGACCCCCGAGAGACCCCAGAATGCCCCGAGACCCCCGGGACCACCCcgagagacccccaggaccgCCCCATGAGACACCCAAAATGCCCCGAGACCCCCGGGATGGCCCCGTCAGACCCCCGAGAGACCCCCGAGAATCCCCTGAAATGCTctgagacccccgggaccccccgtGAGACCCCCgagagacccccgggatgggCAAGAGAGGCCAGAGACCCCTGAGAGACCCCAGAAATGCCCCGAGACCCCCGGGACGGCCCCATGAGACCCCTGAGAGACCCCCAAGAATCCCCCGAGGATCCCCCGagaatccccaaaaatgccccgagacccccaaaatgccccaaaacctccGGGACCCCCCATGAGACCCCCGagaatccccaaaaatgccccaagaCCCCCGAGATGGCCCCGGGAGACCCCCGAGAGACCCCCGGGATGCCCTGAGACCCCCGGGAGACCCCCAAGAactccccaaaatgccccaaaacctccGGGACCCCCCATGAGACCCCCGAGAGACCCCTGGGAGACCCCCGGGATGccctgagacccccaggacCGCCCCATGAGACCCCCGAGAACCCCCTGAGAATCCCCAGAAATGCCccgagacccccgggaccccccatGAGACCCCCGAGAATCCCCAGAATGCCCCGAGACCCCCTGGACCGCCCCGGGAGACCCCCGGaatgccccaaaacctcccGTTTCCCCTCCCgtttccctccccatccctccccggTCCCTCTCGGTTCCTCCCGTTTCCCTCTCGGTccctcccggtgctcccggtgcctcccggtCTCTCCCGTTTCCCCTCCCGTTTCCTCTCCCGTTCCCTCCCGTTTCCCCCCCGGTCCCTCCCGTTTCCCCTCCCGGTCCCcccccggtccctcccggtccctccccatccctcccggtgcctcccggtgcctcccggtccctcccggtccctcccggtgcctcccggtccctccccatccctccccatccctccccggTCCCTCCCGTTTcccctcccggtccctcccggtgcctcccggtccctcccggtgCCCTCCCCCGTTTCCCTCCCGTTCCTCTCCCGTTTCCCTCCCGTTTTCCTCCCGTTTCCCTCCCGTTTCCCTCCCGTTTCCCTCCCGTTTCCTCTCCCGTTTCCTCTCCCGTTTCCTCTCCCGTTTCCCTCCCGTTTCCCTCCCGTTTCCTCTCCCGTTTCCTCtcccgttttttcccgtttCCTCCCGTTTCTCTCCTGTTTCCCTCCCGTTTCTCTCCCGTTTCCCTCCCGTTTCCTTCCCGTTTCCTCTCCCGTTTCCCTCCCGTTTCCTCTCCCGTTTCCTCTCCCGTTTCCTCTCCCGTTTCCtctcccggtccctcccggtccctcccggtccctcccttttcccctcccggtgcctcccggtgcctcccggtgcctcccggtccctccccatccctcccggtgcctccccggtccctccccatccctcccggTGCCTCCCCGGTCCCTCCCGTTTCCTCTCCCGTTTCCCCTCCCGTTTCCTCTCCCgtttcctctcccttttcctcccGTTTCCCtcccgttttttcccgtttCCTCTCCCGTTTCCCTCCCATTTCCTCTCCCggtccctccccatccctccccggtccctcccggtccctcccgtTTCCCTCCCGGTGCCTCCCGTTCCCCTCCCGTTTCCCCTCCCgtttcccctccctgcccctcccgatccctcccggtccctcccggtgcctccccatccctccccgtTTCCCCTCCCGTTtccctcccggtccctcccggtccctccccatccctccccggttccctcccggtgcctcccggtgctcccgtttcccctcccggtccctcccgtttccctcccggtccctcccggtgcctcccggtccctcctcatccctccccatccctccccatccctcccggtccctcccggtccctcccggtgcctcccggtccctcccggtgcctcccagtctctcccttttccctcccggtgcctcccggtGCCTCCCGTTTCCTCCCGGtgcctccccatccctccccggtccctcccgtttccctccccatccctcccttttcccctcccggtccctcccggtgcctcccggtccctccccatccctccccggTTCCCTCCCgttccctccccatccctccccatccctccccggTCCCTCCCTATCcctcccggtgcctcccggtgcctcccggtccctccaaattcccctcccggtccctcccggtgcctcccggtccctcccggtgcctcccggtgcccggtgcgCACTTTCAGCATCAGCCCGCACATGCTGAACACCATCCCGAGCAGGTTCATGTAGTCGGGGGTCGGATCCTCCAGCGCCGGGTTGCTCTCGGTTACCGGCGGTTTGTACCTGCCGGTACCACCGGGAACCGGTCAGGACACCGGGGCTCCCGTGGGTGCCGCTGTTCTCCCCCCGGTTCTGCCCCGGTCCCACCTGGTCACTTTGCCGGGTCTCCGCGGGTCCGACATggccccggtgccgccgccgccgccgccgccgcctcttccgccgccgccgccggaaGGAGCCCGGCCCCCGGTGACGGTCCCGGTCCCGCCCCCGGTAGTGCCGGTCCCGGTGTCAGCCCGGTTCTGCCCCCGGTGACGGCCCCGGTTCCGCCCCCGGTGGTGCTAGTCCCGGTTCTGCCTCCGGTGGTGCCGGTCCCGGTGTCAGCCCCGGTCCCGCCCCCGGTGGTTCCAGCCCCGGTTCTGCCCCCGGTGGTGTCAGTCCCGGTTCTGCCCCCGGTGGTGCCGGTCCCGGTTCTGCCCCCGGTGTCAGCCCCGGTTCTGCCCCCGGTGGTACCGGTCCCGGTTCTGCCCCCGGTGTCAGCTCCGGTTCTGCCCCGGTGACGGTCCCGGTTCTGCCCCCGGTGACGGTCCCGGTGACGGTCCCGGTGGTTCCAGCCCCGGTTCTGCCCCCGGTGTCAGCCCCGGTTCCGCCCCCGGTGACGGTCCCGGTCCTGCCCCCGGTGTCGGCCCCGGTTCTGCACCCGGTGGTGCTAGTCCCGGTTCTGCCCCCGGTGTCAGCCCCGATGGTCCCAGCCCCGGTTCTGCCCCCGGTGGTGCCGGTCCCGGTGACGGCCCCGGTTCCGCCTCCGGTTCTGTCCCCGGTGGTGTCAGTCCCGGTGACGGTCCCGGTTCTGCCCCCGGTGGTGCCGGTCCCGGTGTCAGCCCCGGTGGTGTCAGTCCCGGTTCTGCCCCCGGTGGTGTCAGTCCCGGTGACGGCCCCGGTTCTGCCCCCAGTGTCGGTCCCGGTTCTGCCCCCGATGGTGCCGGTCCCGGTGTCAGCCCCGGTTCTGCCCCCGGTGACGGTCCCGGTCCCGCCCCCGGTAGTGCCGGTCCCGGTTCTGCCCTCGGTGCCGGTCCCGGTGACGGTCCCGGTTCTGCCCCCGGTGGTGCTAGTCCCGGTTCTGCCCCCGGTGACGGTCCCGGTTCCGCCCCCGAGGGTCCCAGCCCCGGTTCTGCCCCCGGTGTCAGCCCCGGTGTCAGCCCCGGTTCTGCCCCCGGTTCTGCCCCGGTTCCGCCCCCGGTGTCGGCCCCGCTTCTGCCCCCGGTGGTGCTAGTCCCGGTTCTGCCCCCGGTGACGGTCCCTGTTCTGCCCCCGGTGGTGCCGGTCCCGGTGTCAGCCCCGGTTCCGCCCCCGGTGTCGGCCCCGGTGTCAGCCCCGGTGGTGTCGGCCCCGGTTCTGCCCCCGGTGACGGTCCCGGTTCCGCCCCCGGTGACGGTCCCGGTTCCGCCCCCGGTGACGGCCCCGGTTCTGCCCCCGGTGACCGCCCCGGTAAAGGCCCCGGTGGTGTCAGTCCCGGTGTCAGCCCCGGTTCTGCCCCCGATGGTGCCGGTCCCGGTGTCAGCCCCGGTTCTGCCCCCGGTGACGGCCCCGGTTCTGCCCCCGATGGTGCCGGTCCCGGTGTCAGCCCCGGTTCTGCCCCCGGTGTCGGTCCCGGTTCTGCCCCCGGTGGTTCCAGCCCCGGTTCTGCCCCCGATGGTGCTGGTCCCGGTTCTGTCCCCGGTGTCGGTCCCGGTTCTGTCCCCGGTGGTGTCCGTCCCGGTTCTGCCCCCGGTGACGGTCCCGGTTCTGTCCCCGGTGGTGTCGGTCCCGGTTCTGCCCCCGGTGACGGTCCCGGTTCTGCCCCCGGTGTCAGCCCCGGTTCCGCCCCCGGTGGTGACGGTCCCGGTGACGGTCCCGGTTCTGCCCCCGGTGGTGCTAGTCCCGGTTCCGCCCCCGATGGTCCCAGTCCCGGTTCCGCCCCCGGTGTCAGCCCCGGTTCTGCCCCCGGTGGTGCCTGTCCCGGTGTCAGTCCCGGTTCTGCCCCCGGTGACggtcccggttctgtcccggttcTGCCCCCGGTGACGGTCCCGGTTCTGCCCCCGGTGGTTCCAGTCCCGGTTCTGCCCCCGTTGTCAGTCCCGGTTCTGCCCCCAGTGACGGTCCCGGTTCTGCCCCCGGTGGTGCCGGTCCCGGTGTCAGCCCCGGTTCTGCCCCCGGTGACGGTCCCGGTCCCGCCCCCGGTGACGGTCCCGGTTCTACCGCCGATGGTCCCAGCCCCGGTTCTGCCCCCGGTGACGGTCCCGGTTCTGCCCCCGGTGTCAGCCCCGGTGGTTCCAGCCCCGGTTCCGCCCCCGTTCCCTCCCCGGTCCCTCCCCGgtcccgccccgctcccgcccctcTCCCGCCCCGTTCCCAGTCCCGGTTCCGGTTCCGGTGCCGGTCCCGCCATGGCGTTCCCGCGGCCGCGGCCGGCGCGGGCGGAGCTGCCCCGGCAGCGCGTGCGGACGCTGCAGTGCGGGCAGGGAGCGGTGCGGGCAGCCCGGTTCAACGGTGAGACCGGGAACGGCCCGGGGTACCGGGGGGGGACCGGAAATACCCGGGGGGGGACCGGGAATACCGGGGGGAAACGGGGATACCGGGGGGGAACGGGGATACCGGGGGGAAACGGGAATACCGGGGGGAACCGGGAATAATAGGGGGAATCGGGGATACCGGGGGGAACCGGGAATACCGGGGGGGAACCGGGGGGGACCGGGAATACCGGGGGGGAACCGGGGGGAACCGGGGATACCGGGGGGAACGGGGATACCGGGGGGAACCGGGAATAccggggggaaatgggaatacCGGGGGGAACGGGGATACCGGCGGGAAATGGGGATAccggggggaaatggggatacCGGGAATACCGGGGGGAACCGGGGATACCGGGGGGAACCGGGGATACCGGGGGGAA
Proteins encoded:
- the WDR83OS gene encoding PAT complex subunit Asterix: MSDPRRPGKVTRYKPPVTESNPALEDPTPDYMNLLGMVFSMCGLMLKLKWCAWLAVFCSFISFANSRSSEDTKQMMSSFMLSISAVVMSYLQNPQPMSPPW